The following is a genomic window from Terriglobia bacterium.
CGGCGTGCCCAGCGTGGTCGTCACCAGCGCCTGCGTTTCACCGCGGGTAAACACGGCTGAACCGTGTGTGCGTGGCAGCACGCCAACTTCAATCCAGATGTCGCGGATCTGATCAAACGCGCGTGAATCCGGACGCTTGCGGTCTTTCGTGACCTGCTCGCGGAAAATGCGCTCGCGCAGCGCTTCATAATATTTTGAAAGTTTTGCTGCGGCTTCTTTATCGTCTTCCGGCAGCTCGGCTTTCAGCGCCTTCTTGATCTCGCGGACTTTTTCGTAGCTCTCATGCTTCGGGTGTTTCGCAGTATCCAGTGCGTCCGTCAGTTCTTTGCCGACCTTTTTCATGAGCTGGTCGTAATATTTCTGATCAAACTCAGGCGCAGTAACTTCCAGCTTTTTCTTGCCGTTCTTCGCGGCCAGATCAGTCAGCGCGGCGCAGATTTTCTTGATCTGCTCATGCGCAAACTCAATGGCGTTCAGCACCTGCTCTTCAGAAACTTCCTTGGCGCCGGATTCCACCATCACAATGCCTTCAGCCGTTCCCACCACCATAATGTTGAGCAGGCTGTCGCGCATTTCTTCGTACGTAGGATTCACGATCATCTGGTCGTTCACAAGGCCAATGCGCACCGCGCCCACGGGACCGTGGAACGGGATCTCAGAAAGCGTCAGCGCCGCGGAAGCAGCGTTAATGGCCAGCACGTCAGGATCGTTTTCCGTATCGGCGGAAAGCACCAGGGCAATCACCTGTGTCTCATTGCGGAAGCCCTCCGGAAACAGCGGGCGGATGGGGCGATCAATCTGGCGGGCGGTCAGCGTCTCGCGTTCCTGCGGACGGCCTTCACGCTTGATAAAGCCGCCGGGGATGCGTCCTCCGGCGTATGTGTATTCGCGGTAATCAACCGTAAGGGGGAAGAAATCTATGCCTTCGCGGGGGTCGGGCGAGGCGCATGCCGTGCCCAGTACAACGTTATCTCCCTGGCGCACAATGGCGGAGCCTTGCGCCTGTTTTGCTAGATGTCCGGTTTCAATCTGGAGGGTTTTGCCGCCTGCAAGTTCAACAGTGGCTGTCTGCTTCATCAGTTCCTCTTTTCCAGGAGGACCAGCAGTCTGAATTCAAAAAGAGAGCAATCTGAGCAGCGGAGGCGGGAGAACACACGTTTCCCACCGGCGCTAGACGACCGTTTTTCCGTTCGATCTCGATCGATTATTTACGGATTCCAAGTTTCTGAATGACGTCTTTGTAACGCTCAGTATCGTACGTTTTCAGATAGTCCAGCAGGCGGCGGCGCTTGCTGACCATCATCAAGAGACCTCGCCGGGAGGCGTGGTCCTTTTTATGGCTCTTGAAGTGCTCCGTCAGCTCGCCGATACGCTCACTGAGAATGGCAATCTGGACTTCCGGGCTGCCCGTATCAGATTGATGCGTACGGAAGCGGTTGATGACGTCGGCCTTGCGCTCTCTCGCTAACACTGAATTCTGGTCGACTCCTATATCTAAATCTTGTCCTGTAAGTGACTTAAACAGAGTAACACGCGGGGGCGAAAACTGTAAAGCCGCAGCCCGCCGCCAGCAGAAAGCAGACCTTACCGCTGATAACGCAGATGACGCTGATTCAAAAGGGACTGCAGCTCACGATTTTTCTCTGTCTCTGTTGGCTCCCCTCTGGAAATATGCTGCGGTAGGACCAGTTCAGATCACGTGCGATCACTCGTATCTCGTTCTTATCCGTGTTAATCCGTGTTATCCGTGAAATCAGCGGTAAGGTTTTGCTTTTCCGGTCACGCGCGATCACCCGATCACGGCGATCACCCGATCTTTCCGGGGGGTAAGACAACCTCCTGTCCCGTAACCGCTTCGGAATTATCAAGCCACCTGTCGTACTGGAGGGAACCTATGATGAAAGTTTTAAAAATCGCCGCGTTTATGCTGCTCTGCGTCTGCTTTGTTGCAATGCAGACTCCCGCAACCGCTCAGACCCCAACCGCTGCCCAGCAAGCCGGCACTCAGGTTGAAAAGCCTATGCTGGAATTTGCCAACGCCAACTCCGCCAAAGTCGCCTGGACCTCAAAAGCCGGCCAAGACTTGGTTCTGCAGTTCAGCACCACTCCCGACTTTGGGTCCAACCCCCAGGCGGTGGATGCCATCGAGCACACGGGCGGCGACAATCACCGCGCGACTCTCACTAGCCTGCAACCTAACACCACCTATTACATACGGATGGTAGACAAATCAGGACAGCCGGTTGGTTCGGTCTTCACATTCAAGACCCCGGCCCACGGCCAGCCACCGCTCCGCGAGCAGCCTTTGCAAGCAAAGTAACTGGGCCGTTTACCTGCTTTCACCCTGCCAGCCAATGGCAGGGTGGAGGAGGGGTTTCAGTTAGCCTTCTTGTAAATACCGATAATGCCAGTGAGATTGCGGGTGGTCGCGCGTGATCAGGTGATCGGCTGCTGCCGACGGTAAGGATTTATTGCCAATAATGCCAAAGATCGCCCCAAAAATGGCGATTTTTTCGATCAT
Proteins encoded in this region:
- the rpsO gene encoding 30S ribosomal protein S15: MLARERKADVINRFRTHQSDTGSPEVQIAILSERIGELTEHFKSHKKDHASRRGLLMMVSKRRRLLDYLKTYDTERYKDVIQKLGIRK
- a CDS encoding fibronectin type III domain-containing protein translates to MMKVLKIAAFMLLCVCFVAMQTPATAQTPTAAQQAGTQVEKPMLEFANANSAKVAWTSKAGQDLVLQFSTTPDFGSNPQAVDAIEHTGGDNHRATLTSLQPNTTYYIRMVDKSGQPVGSVFTFKTPAHGQPPLREQPLQAK